A stretch of DNA from Deltaproteobacteria bacterium:
CTAGTGGGTATTAATTAAAACTTCACAATAGTCAAGCCAAATCGGTTAGTGCAGTTGATCTGAAATCCCTGTGGAGCAGCTGCCAACTTGTGAGCCCCTGGTCTGCCTGGGCAACAAGTCCCCTCCGGAAAAACTCCCGCCAAGCAGCCCCTTGATCATGCAGCCCCGGGATACTATCATGGGGCAGAGAATGGTTGGCCGGCAGAGTGCTGCAGACGTTTTGCAGCGGTGGCAGGAGGAGTTATTATGGCCGAGATAAAGAGCACCCTTGAGCTGGTCATGGAACGAACCAAGCATCTGAAGCTCTCGGAAGAAGAAAAGGCTGAGGTGCAGATGCAAGAGGCCCTGGCAAAGGTGCAGGGCCTTGTGCGGCAGCTTCAAGACGACACAGCCACTGTTGCGGATGTGTGCGCCCAGATCGAGGCCCTGCCTCAACATTTGCAAGCGCGCCTCAAGCGACAGATTGCCAGGCAGGTGTGCGACGCTCTGAGCCCCGACCAGCAAAGCGAAGTGCTTGTCAACCTCCTGGAGACATTGCTGGAGCCCTCCTGGGAAGCTCCTTTCAGCCGGTTCAGGAAATGCTGGTCCGAGTACAACCGCCTTCGCGAGGCTGAGAAGGAAAAGGTCACAAACAGCATTGTCGCCAGGCTGGCAGCTGCTGGTATACAGGGTTCGGCAGTGGTTCCCAAGGTGGAAGACGATCCTGCCTGGAGGGAGCAGCTAGAAAATCTGTGGCAACCGTGCGAGCAGCACCTGGCAGCCCTGCGTCAGGCATTGCTTTGAGATCCTCTGGAAAAATCTCCTGCAAATACCAGCCTACAGCATACTGAAGAACATACTGCGAACCAGGTAGAAGTTTTCTTTGACGGCTGCCTTGCCCTGGACAGGAGGGCCATGGCCGGGCAAGAGCAGTTCCACATCCAGTTCAGCCAGACGATCAATGGACTGCTGCAGCAAGGCGCCATTGCCTCCGGGAAGATCCGTGCGGCCGAGGCTTCTGTCGAAAATCACATCGCCTGAAAAGAGAATCTTGCGCTCCTGCCAGTACAGGCAGATGCTGCCGGGGGCGTGCCCAGGAGTATGGATTACCTGCAGGGTATGGTTGCCCAAGCGCAGCTCGCCCTCCACCAGGTGCAAGTCGACGCGGTACTCTGGCAAGGCAAGCCCCATGGCGCGGAAGAGCTCCCTGCCCTGCTCCTCGATGAAGTGCTCAGCCTCAGGATGGAGCGCCACCAGGGTATCGCTATCGAGAAAATCCTCCACAGCTTCGAAATGGTCCGGATGTGGGTGCGTTGCAATGATGAGCTGGATGTCAGCCCGAGAGAAGCCATCCTCAGCCAGGGCTTTCTCGAGCTGGGGAAAGAGGTGGTGGTGGCCCGGGTCGATGAGGGTTACCACTTCACCGGCAATGAGATAGCTGTTGCAGTTGTTCTCAACCATACTTTCCCAGGGATAGTTATAGAGATCTTCTTGTAGCTGCATTGGTCGCTTGCTCCTTACTGGTTCTCGCTGGTGCTGCTGCCAGAGAAATCCAGGAAACACTGCTCAACAGGTTCTGTCAGAGAAAGTGTAACCTTCATAACATCTCCTTCCAGAGAAGTATTCATCAGGTAGCCCATCTTCTGAAAAACTGCCAGGGCCTGGCGATTTCCAGGGTCGAGGTAGGTGACAAAACCTTCGATATGTTTGCTCTTTGCTATATTGATCAGCTGTTGCAGGAGCAGGCTGGCCACCCCCTTTCCCTGCCATTGTTGGCGCACAGCAAAGTCCACTTCAGCCATATTGGTTTCCTCATCCAGGAGATAACGACCCACAGCAACCACTGTTTCGGCAGCCAGTTCGCCGGTCACAGCTACCAGGCACATTTCTCGGTGATAGTCTATCTGCAGAAGCGCCCGTAGATCAGGACGAGGAAAAACCTTCATGGCGGAAAGAAAGCGAATAAAAGGCTTCTCTTGCGGCAGGGCATAGAAGAATTCCTGCAGGGCGCGCTCGTCAGTGAGTCGCACCGGCCGGAGGCGAATTTCCTCTCCTCCAGCAAGCACCTGCCGCAGCTGCCAGGTTTCAGGATATGGCTGTGGGGCACCTTTTGGCGGCTGCAGGTGCCGGTAAATGTAGTGAAGCCTCTGGGCAGCGCGAAACAGCTGCTCTCTAAACTTGGGATGGGCCAGTTCTATCAGGGCCAGAGCACGCTCCCGGATACTCTTGCCGTGGAGATTCACCGCACCGTATTCAGTGACAATGTAATGGACACCACCGCGAGTGTTGATTACCCCGGCTCCCTCACTGAGATGAGGCACGATTCTAGACTCTTCTTCGTCCAGAGTCGTGGATGGCAGCACTATAATACTTTTGCCATTCTTGGACAGCAGTGCCCCTCTGATGAAGTCCACGGCCCCGCCCACTCCACTGTATATGGTGTGGCCAACGGAGTCGGCGCATACCTGGCCGCTGAGATCCACCTGCAGAGCAGAGTTGATGCAGACCATATTGTCGTTCTTGCTGATGACGAAATAGTCATTGGTATACTCTGCGGGGTAAAAGGCCACCATGGGGTTGTCCTCCACAAAGTCATAAAGTCTTCTGGACCCCATACAGAAACTGGCCACGACTTTCTTGGGATGCAGGGTTTTTTTCCTGTTGGTAATGGCGCCCTTTTCAATGAGGTAGAGAAAGGCGTCTGTGAGCATGTCAGTGTGCACACCCAGATCTTTTTTGTCAGCAAGGGAGTAGAGCGCTGCATTGGCCACGCTGCCAACGCCAGCTCTGATGGTTGAGCCGTCATCAATGAGCTCGGCCACCTCCCTGCCTATTTCGTAGGCGGTGTCATTCATCAGGGGCGGCGGCATCTCCAACAATTCTTCCCTGTGTTCCACCACCGCATCGATCTGATCTATATGGATATAGGCATCGCCGTGGACTCTGGGCATTCTCGGATTGATCTGGGCAATGACGATTCTGGCCTCCTCGGCCGCGGCTTTGACAATATCCACGGAAATACCATAAGAACAATAGCCGTGAGGATCCGGGGGAGATACCTGGATGAGGGCAACGTCTATTGGACTGTGACCACTGCGGAACAGCTGCGGCACATCGTAGAGATAGATGGGCGTATAGTCGGCTCGCCCTTCGGCAACCGCCTGCCGCGAACCGGAAGCCACGAAGAAAGATTTCAGGCGGCATTTGTCTCGAAAGGCTTCCTCAGTAAAAGATGCCTTGCCGAGTGAGAGCAGATGGAGTATTTCCAGATCAGCCAGCTGCACCACCATGCGTTCCAGGGCCCGCACCAGATGCTGGGGCTCGCCGCAGCCAGAGCCGATAAACACTCTGTTGCCCCGGCGAATGCGGGCCATAGCTCTTTCTGCACTGGTCTTCTTCTTCTGATAATCGGCAGAGAGGACAGCAGCATGGTCACCCCCAGGAGAAGCGTTTTTGCTGAGACTCGTTTGCGGACCACTTTTCATCACTATATCTCCCAGCGGCTACCGGGTGGTATTCACAGCAGCATCAGGTTTCCTCTGGTTTCTCGGCAGAGTTGTGCGGCAGCAGCAGCCAGAGGCAAAGCGCTGCCAGAATCATAGCAAGGCAGAGAAGCTGCCCCATTGAAAGAAAACCGAAAAAGAGACCGAGCTGCGGGTCTGGCTCTCGAAAAAACTCGGCCAGGAAGCGCAGGATGCCGTAGCCAGCGAGAAAGAGACATACCATGCCCCCAGACCACCTGAGGCGATTTTTCAGCAGCCAGAGAAGTGCGAACAACACCACCCCTTCCAGAAAAGCTTCATACAGCTGAGAGGGGTGCCGGGGCAGGGGTCCTCCCTCAGGAAATAGCATGGCCCAGGGCACCGAACTGGGACGGCCGAAGAGTTCACCATTGATGAAGTTTCCCAGCCGTCCCAGGCCGAGGCCAATAGGGGCGGTGATTATTACCACATCTGCAACCTCCAGCATGGGAAGGCCGGCGCGGCGGCAGAAAAGAATCCCGGCAAGCACAGCGCCTAACAACCCCCCATGAAAAGACATGCCGCCGTGCCAGATGGCGATAATCTCCAGAGGGTGCTCCACATAGAAGGCATAATCGTGAAACTGGTAAAAGAGCACGTAGCCGAGGCGGGCCCCAACCACCAGACCGACAGCCAGATAAAACATGAAATCTTGCAGGCGCGAGCCATGGAGACCAAGTTTGCGGGCTCTCTCCATCCTCTGAATCAGCAGGTAGGATGCCAGGAAGCCCAGCACATACATGAGGCCGTACCAGCGCAGCTTGATGGGACCGATCTCGATAATGTTGGGATTGATCTTTGGATAGGCCAGCATGGGCAGTCAGTCTCCACTGCACAATGACCAGCCAGCAAGCTGGCTGTTGGGATTGTGCCCCAGCGGTCAACCTTATT
This window harbors:
- a CDS encoding MBL fold metallo-hydrolase, whose product is MQLQEDLYNYPWESMVENNCNSYLIAGEVVTLIDPGHHHLFPQLEKALAEDGFSRADIQLIIATHPHPDHFEAVEDFLDSDTLVALHPEAEHFIEEQGRELFRAMGLALPEYRVDLHLVEGELRLGNHTLQVIHTPGHAPGSICLYWQERKILFSGDVIFDRSLGRTDLPGGNGALLQQSIDRLAELDVELLLPGHGPPVQGKAAVKENFYLVRSMFFSML
- a CDS encoding GNAT family N-acetyltransferase, which gives rise to MKSGPQTSLSKNASPGGDHAAVLSADYQKKKTSAERAMARIRRGNRVFIGSGCGEPQHLVRALERMVVQLADLEILHLLSLGKASFTEEAFRDKCRLKSFFVASGSRQAVAEGRADYTPIYLYDVPQLFRSGHSPIDVALIQVSPPDPHGYCSYGISVDIVKAAAEEARIVIAQINPRMPRVHGDAYIHIDQIDAVVEHREELLEMPPPLMNDTAYEIGREVAELIDDGSTIRAGVGSVANAALYSLADKKDLGVHTDMLTDAFLYLIEKGAITNRKKTLHPKKVVASFCMGSRRLYDFVEDNPMVAFYPAEYTNDYFVISKNDNMVCINSALQVDLSGQVCADSVGHTIYSGVGGAVDFIRGALLSKNGKSIIVLPSTTLDEEESRIVPHLSEGAGVINTRGGVHYIVTEYGAVNLHGKSIRERALALIELAHPKFREQLFRAAQRLHYIYRHLQPPKGAPQPYPETWQLRQVLAGGEEIRLRPVRLTDERALQEFFYALPQEKPFIRFLSAMKVFPRPDLRALLQIDYHREMCLVAVTGELAAETVVAVGRYLLDEETNMAEVDFAVRQQWQGKGVASLLLQQLINIAKSKHIEGFVTYLDPGNRQALAVFQKMGYLMNTSLEGDVMKVTLSLTEPVEQCFLDFSGSSTSENQ
- a CDS encoding prolipoprotein diacylglyceryl transferase — protein: MLAYPKINPNIIEIGPIKLRWYGLMYVLGFLASYLLIQRMERARKLGLHGSRLQDFMFYLAVGLVVGARLGYVLFYQFHDYAFYVEHPLEIIAIWHGGMSFHGGLLGAVLAGILFCRRAGLPMLEVADVVIITAPIGLGLGRLGNFINGELFGRPSSVPWAMLFPEGGPLPRHPSQLYEAFLEGVVLFALLWLLKNRLRWSGGMVCLFLAGYGILRFLAEFFREPDPQLGLFFGFLSMGQLLCLAMILAALCLWLLLPHNSAEKPEET